In Paraflavitalea devenefica, the following are encoded in one genomic region:
- a CDS encoding glycosyltransferase family 2 protein, producing MQRPLVSVLMTAYNRQKYIANAIDSVLASTLTDFELIITDDGSKDETLAIANKYRLADSRVKVFVNENNLGDYPNRNKAASYASGKYLKYVDADDYIYPWGLQILVEMMEQFPEAGWGLCSLDQFLEKPFPFLLSPAEAYLYNYKGPGLFHKAPLSSIIRKDVFEAIGGFNPIRMAGDFEMWHRLAQRYPVLLMPHGIVWYREHGEQEVNHYRQHIKIYEEIKIRYLRDENIPLDAATAGGLLKSEKKKILKNLLYALAMFRSYAVKDNFVRMTQYYVR from the coding sequence ATGCAAAGACCCTTGGTAAGTGTGTTAATGACTGCATATAACCGGCAAAAATATATTGCCAATGCGATAGATAGTGTATTAGCATCTACCTTAACAGATTTTGAATTAATCATCACGGACGACGGTTCAAAAGATGAAACGTTGGCTATTGCAAATAAATACAGATTGGCCGATAGCCGTGTTAAGGTTTTTGTAAACGAAAACAACTTGGGCGATTACCCAAACAGAAATAAGGCTGCCAGCTATGCCAGTGGCAAGTACCTTAAATATGTCGATGCGGACGATTATATTTATCCTTGGGGCCTTCAAATACTGGTGGAAATGATGGAGCAGTTTCCTGAAGCCGGGTGGGGATTGTGTTCTCTTGATCAGTTTTTAGAGAAACCATTCCCTTTTTTGCTTTCTCCGGCCGAAGCGTATTTGTATAATTATAAAGGTCCTGGTTTATTTCATAAAGCGCCACTTTCCTCGATAATTAGAAAAGATGTGTTTGAGGCAATAGGAGGATTTAATCCTATCCGTATGGCTGGTGATTTCGAAATGTGGCACCGCCTTGCGCAGCGATATCCTGTACTATTGATGCCTCATGGTATTGTTTGGTACAGGGAACACGGTGAGCAGGAGGTGAATCATTATCGTCAGCATATTAAAATATACGAAGAGATAAAGATCCGATATCTCCGGGATGAAAATATTCCGTTAGACGCAGCAACAGCGGGTGGATTGTTAAAATCAGAGAAAAAGAAGATTCTGAAGAATCTATTATATGCTCTAGCAATGTTCAGGTCGTATGCTGTTAAAGATAATTTTGTCAGAATGACCCAGTATTATGTTAGGTAA
- a CDS encoding glycosyltransferase family 2 protein gives MRDNDTILVSVVVPVKNGDYWLAKTLKGILSQKIEKLFEVIVIDSGSTDLSLEIIHQFPVRLIQIAPEKFNHGTTRNLGAQEAVGEFVLMTVQDAQPLDEYWMQRLLDGFDEECVAAVCGQQIVPHDIDKNPVEWFRPTSLPSIIKYKFTTQEFEKLSPSVKRQICGWDDVTAMYRKTALMETPFREVMFAEDALWAKDALLKGYTIVYNQHARVHHYHLEDPKYTVKRLFTAHYHFYKYFGFTPAYVKTDILQKLKVVKLLALESRIAWSDKWKWFRYNVRVRKEINKAAMLFYQSLAEGENILEEKHNQLCKQIPQAIKPL, from the coding sequence GTGAGAGATAACGACACAATATTGGTTTCAGTTGTAGTGCCTGTAAAAAACGGGGATTACTGGCTTGCCAAAACGCTAAAAGGGATATTAAGTCAAAAAATAGAAAAGCTGTTTGAAGTTATAGTCATTGATTCCGGTTCTACGGATTTGAGTCTGGAAATAATACACCAGTTCCCGGTACGCTTAATACAGATTGCTCCCGAAAAGTTTAATCATGGCACCACGCGAAACTTGGGCGCACAGGAAGCTGTAGGGGAGTTTGTACTGATGACAGTTCAGGATGCACAACCCCTTGATGAATACTGGATGCAACGGTTATTGGACGGATTTGATGAAGAATGTGTAGCGGCTGTATGTGGGCAACAGATAGTTCCGCATGATATAGATAAAAATCCTGTGGAATGGTTTAGGCCGACATCATTACCTAGTATTATTAAATACAAGTTTACAACACAGGAGTTTGAAAAGCTATCGCCTTCTGTAAAGCGGCAGATTTGTGGTTGGGATGATGTAACGGCTATGTATCGTAAAACGGCGTTGATGGAAACTCCTTTCAGGGAGGTAATGTTTGCAGAAGATGCATTGTGGGCGAAGGACGCATTATTGAAGGGGTACACTATAGTGTACAATCAACATGCGCGTGTACATCACTATCATCTGGAAGATCCAAAATATACGGTGAAGCGGCTATTTACGGCGCATTATCATTTTTATAAGTATTTTGGTTTTACGCCTGCCTATGTTAAGACTGACATACTGCAGAAGTTAAAAGTTGTTAAGTTACTAGCACTGGAAAGCCGGATAGCGTGGTCGGATAAATGGAAATGGTTTCGTTATAATGTTCGTGTGAGGAAGGAAATAAATAAGGCGGCAATGCTTTTTTATCAATCATTAGCAGAAGGCGAAAATATTTTGGAAGAAAAGCATAACCAGTTATGCAAACAGATTCCTCAGGCAATAAAGCCTTTATAA
- a CDS encoding acyltransferase: MLGKIRYFFRRPLQIPIVLITKLPYFRFIHETSDYQGHVNFAFWFKQKILNLGGNSKAYWPVHWTSQVYDVENIMVGVDAYPGIMKGCYITGRGGLSIGDYTQIAPNVIIVTANHDLYDSRKHICASVKIGKYCWIGAGAKIMPGVELGDWTIVGAGAVVTQSFAEGHCLVGGVPAKKIKELEKEKCIPFEVKVRYHGYIRADKFEKYRKKLAVSYGEDN; this comes from the coding sequence ATGTTAGGTAAGATCCGCTATTTTTTTAGAAGACCTTTGCAAATACCGATCGTTTTGATCACCAAGTTGCCATATTTCAGGTTTATTCATGAAACAAGCGACTACCAGGGGCATGTTAATTTTGCGTTCTGGTTTAAACAGAAAATACTGAATCTTGGAGGGAATAGTAAAGCTTATTGGCCGGTGCATTGGACAAGTCAGGTATATGATGTGGAAAACATCATGGTTGGGGTCGACGCTTACCCTGGAATTATGAAGGGGTGTTATATAACCGGAAGAGGGGGGCTATCGATTGGCGATTATACGCAAATAGCGCCAAATGTTATTATTGTAACAGCTAATCATGATTTGTATGATAGCCGGAAACATATATGTGCGTCTGTAAAGATTGGGAAGTATTGCTGGATAGGTGCAGGAGCTAAGATTATGCCAGGTGTTGAATTAGGCGATTGGACAATAGTGGGTGCTGGAGCAGTGGTTACTCAATCTTTTGCTGAAGGGCATTGTTTAGTTGGTGGTGTTCCTGCCAAAAAAATCAAGGAGCTTGAAAAAGAGAAGTGTATACCCTTTGAAGTAAAGGTGAGGTATCATGGGTACATTAGGGCCGATAAGTTCGAAAAGTATAGAAAAAAACTGGCTGTCTCATATGGAGAAGACAATTGA
- a CDS encoding glycosyltransferase family 2 protein, protein MENNPLVSIITPSFNRADIVSETALSIFRQSYVYWEWIIVDDGSTDNSWDVLQQFAARDSKVKVFQRDREPKGACSCRNIAVERSSGEYLLFLDTDDLLAPYCLEQRIKAAKEYQVFDFLIFPMLLFKQHPADLRLLWNIDKEVDEVDRLLFGDPVCQGTGTLWKKDSFVKMGMWDESLLLWQDIELHLRAFTRGLNYVKCLHLKPDVFLRISDVSLSRTGYHSIPKLRSRLQVFMNTANTLFEKNSIGTYRQGLRYLFIDLFLNAMRVNYFILADELFSVSNKYNLFSVREDRVFKKCMFLYRLKLYKMPGVQGRLLNRVMQLEKAREITLGKQIYSEGIVCER, encoded by the coding sequence ATGGAGAATAACCCCTTGGTTTCCATTATTACTCCCAGTTTTAACAGGGCTGATATAGTCAGTGAAACTGCTCTTTCTATTTTTCGGCAATCTTACGTTTATTGGGAATGGATTATTGTTGATGATGGATCAACAGATAATAGCTGGGATGTGCTACAGCAATTTGCAGCCCGGGATAGCAAGGTAAAAGTTTTTCAACGTGATAGGGAACCGAAAGGAGCTTGCTCCTGCCGTAATATAGCCGTAGAAAGATCGTCAGGGGAATATTTATTATTTCTTGATACAGATGATCTGCTGGCACCTTATTGCCTGGAACAAAGAATAAAAGCAGCAAAGGAGTACCAGGTTTTCGATTTCCTGATTTTTCCTATGTTGTTGTTTAAACAACATCCCGCGGACCTGAGATTGCTTTGGAATATTGATAAGGAGGTTGACGAAGTTGACCGATTGCTTTTCGGTGACCCTGTATGCCAGGGAACAGGCACATTATGGAAAAAAGATTCGTTTGTTAAAATGGGAATGTGGGATGAAAGTTTGCTGCTCTGGCAGGATATTGAGCTTCATCTACGGGCATTTACAAGAGGGCTTAATTATGTGAAGTGTCTGCACCTGAAGCCTGATGTTTTTCTGCGGATAAGTGATGTAAGCCTTAGCCGCACAGGTTACCACTCTATTCCAAAACTCAGAAGCAGGTTACAGGTATTTATGAATACGGCGAATACTCTTTTTGAAAAAAACAGTATTGGTACTTACAGACAAGGCTTAAGGTATTTGTTCATTGATCTTTTCCTGAATGCGATGCGCGTTAATTATTTTATACTGGCAGATGAGCTTTTCTCAGTATCAAACAAGTACAATTTGTTTTCGGTCCGGGAAGACCGTGTATTTAAAAAATGTATGTTCCTGTACCGTCTGAAGTTATACAAAATGCCGGGTGTGCAGGGGCGGCTGTTGAATAGGGTAATGCAACTGGAAAAAGCCAGGGAAATAACGCTTGGTAAGCAGATCTATAGTGAAGGGATTGTTTGTGAGAGATAA
- a CDS encoding N-acetyl sugar amidotransferase: protein MDINQKKGIVYCSKCILDSTDDPQLILDANGVCNHCYYYEKEKQLLVLEGEAARQKLDQTIQLIKEHGRNKSYDCLIGLSGGVDSSFVAYLAKQYGLRPLCVHFDNGWNSELAVQNIESIVNKLGFDLYTYVIDWEEFKDLQLAYLKASVIDIEVLTDHAIYGSMFKIAKDNDIKYVLGGHNVATEGILPYHWTYNKMDYINIQAIHKKYGTRKLKSFPFLDKKMKRFIKKSGVEFVNYLNWVPYVKDEVKKTLINELGWRDYGGKHYESVWTRFYQGYILPLKFGVDKRKAHLSTLICSGQMTREQALKEVKLLPFDAEQLKIDIEFVLKKLSLTKEEFDSIMNLPIQNHREFDTEGSFFNYYPVLRPLRPLWHSFKALLRINYVYKS from the coding sequence ATGGATATAAATCAGAAAAAGGGAATAGTTTATTGTTCCAAATGTATTCTGGATAGTACAGATGATCCTCAATTGATTTTGGATGCAAATGGGGTTTGTAACCATTGTTATTATTATGAAAAGGAGAAGCAGTTACTGGTGTTGGAGGGAGAAGCAGCTCGTCAAAAACTGGATCAAACAATTCAACTTATAAAGGAGCATGGGAGGAATAAGTCATACGATTGTTTAATTGGCTTAAGTGGAGGTGTTGATAGCAGTTTTGTGGCCTACCTGGCAAAACAATATGGATTACGGCCTTTGTGTGTTCACTTTGATAATGGTTGGAACTCAGAGCTGGCTGTTCAGAATATTGAGAGTATTGTAAATAAGCTGGGTTTTGATCTATACACTTATGTTATAGATTGGGAGGAGTTCAAAGACCTGCAATTAGCTTACCTGAAAGCTTCGGTTATAGATATTGAAGTGTTAACTGATCATGCTATTTATGGGAGTATGTTCAAAATAGCCAAAGACAATGATATTAAGTATGTTCTAGGCGGGCATAATGTGGCAACTGAAGGTATTTTACCTTACCACTGGACGTATAATAAAATGGATTATATAAATATCCAGGCCATTCATAAAAAGTATGGGACCCGAAAATTAAAATCCTTTCCATTCTTGGATAAAAAGATGAAACGATTTATAAAAAAATCAGGAGTTGAATTTGTGAATTATCTCAACTGGGTACCTTATGTCAAAGATGAAGTAAAGAAGACGCTCATTAATGAATTAGGGTGGCGGGATTATGGGGGAAAGCATTATGAATCTGTATGGACTCGATTCTACCAGGGGTATATTTTACCTCTTAAATTCGGGGTAGATAAAAGAAAAGCTCATTTGTCAACTTTGATTTGCTCTGGGCAGATGACTAGGGAACAGGCGCTGAAGGAGGTGAAGCTCCTTCCTTTTGATGCTGAACAGCTAAAGATTGATATAGAGTTTGTTCTGAAAAAGCTGAGCCTGACGAAAGAGGAATTTGATTCAATTATGAATTTGCCTATACAGAACCATCGTGAATTTGATACGGAAGGCTCTTTTTTTAATTACTATCCTGTTCTGCGTCCTTTAAGGCCACTTTGGCATTCGTTTAAGGCATTACTGCGTATTAATTATGTTTATAAATCCTGA
- a CDS encoding acyltransferase: protein MANIIKRGFNFLYRRSSSFCYKMLISIPYFRFIKETRNTQTPCTFEMWFYQRVLGFNKQVYWPVHFTSKVSCHKNIYAGIETCPGYEGGCYIQGIGKIYIGDYTQIARNVGIISANHDVYENRNHITGEEVRIGKYCWIGMNSVILPGVTLGDFTIVGAGSIVTKSFPEGYCVIGGNPARVIKKLEQGKCVAYKSDFEYNGYIPSNKFETFRKRNLWI, encoded by the coding sequence ATGGCCAATATCATAAAAAGAGGATTTAATTTTTTGTATCGTAGGTCTAGTTCCTTTTGTTACAAAATGTTAATAAGTATCCCTTATTTTAGATTTATCAAAGAAACCAGAAATACACAAACCCCCTGTACATTTGAAATGTGGTTTTATCAAAGGGTGTTGGGATTTAATAAACAAGTGTATTGGCCTGTACACTTTACCAGTAAAGTGAGCTGTCATAAAAATATTTATGCCGGTATTGAAACCTGCCCGGGATATGAAGGAGGTTGTTATATCCAGGGGATAGGTAAAATATATATAGGAGATTATACCCAAATAGCCAGGAATGTAGGTATTATCAGTGCTAATCATGATGTGTATGAAAACCGAAATCATATAACAGGTGAGGAAGTGCGTATTGGTAAGTATTGTTGGATTGGTATGAATTCAGTGATATTACCTGGTGTTACTCTTGGAGATTTTACTATTGTAGGAGCTGGTTCAATAGTTACCAAGTCCTTTCCTGAAGGATATTGTGTGATTGGTGGCAATCCTGCCAGGGTGATCAAAAAACTTGAGCAGGGGAAATGTGTAGCGTATAAAAGTGATTTTGAGTATAATGGATATATTCCTTCAAATAAATTTGAAACATTCAGGAAAAGGAATCTATGGATATAA